One genomic region from Bacillus sp. SLBN-46 encodes:
- a CDS encoding Cof-type HAD-IIB family hydrolase, which translates to MDNFLNDVEIKLVALDMDGTLLNKKGQISDANRKAIKEAQEKGIAVVLSTGRSFHTSREHSESLELTSYLVTVNGSEVWDDKRELVERNLVNSELIQWMWELTKHHQTKFWAISTERSWHNEMPEDLHSIEWLKFGFTIDDDATRELIKQELEAKGEFELTNSTLKNIEVNPVGINKAKGLRMVCSRLDIEMKNVMAVGDSMNDLMMIKEAGIGVAMGNAQDIVKESADWITSTNEEDGVAKAIYKWVL; encoded by the coding sequence ATGGATAATTTTTTAAATGATGTTGAGATCAAACTTGTCGCACTCGATATGGATGGCACTCTTTTGAATAAAAAAGGCCAGATATCTGATGCCAACCGCAAGGCGATTAAGGAGGCACAGGAAAAGGGGATAGCTGTTGTATTAAGTACCGGACGCTCCTTTCATACAAGTCGGGAGCATTCCGAATCACTTGAGCTCACCTCTTATTTAGTAACAGTAAATGGCAGTGAAGTTTGGGATGATAAACGGGAATTAGTGGAAAGAAACTTGGTGAACTCTGAGCTGATCCAATGGATGTGGGAACTTACAAAACATCATCAAACGAAATTTTGGGCAATCAGTACAGAACGCAGCTGGCATAATGAAATGCCTGAGGACCTACATAGTATCGAGTGGTTAAAATTTGGGTTTACTATTGACGATGACGCAACAAGAGAGCTCATTAAACAAGAGCTTGAAGCAAAAGGTGAGTTTGAACTAACTAATTCAACTTTAAAGAATATTGAAGTGAATCCTGTGGGTATTAATAAAGCGAAAGGGCTAAGAATGGTTTGCAGCCGCTTGGATATTGAGATGAAAAATGTTATGGCTGTTGGGGATAGTATGAATGATTTAATGATGATTAAAGAAGCGGGAATCGGTGTAGCGATGGGGAATGCTCAGGACATTGTGAAAGAATCTGCCGACTGGATTACCTCAACAAACGAAGAGGACGGAGTTGCCAAAGCTATTTATAAATGGGTTCTCTGA